In the Syntrophus gentianae genome, GGCCAACCGTTCAATAAAATTTTTGAGTTCCCGCACGTTTCCCGGCCATGAATGCTCCATTAAAAGGGCAATGGCATCTTCTCCCAGGACTTTTTTGGGTTCCCCCTCCTTCAAGGCATAATCGTTTAGAAACCGTTCCACCAGCAACGGGATGTCTTCCTTCCGATTTCTCAGCGGCGGGACACTCAAGGGGATGACATTAAGCCGATAGAAAAGATCCTGTCGGAATCGTCCTTCTTCCATTTCTTTTTCAAGATCTTTATTCGTGGCGGCCAGCACCCGGACATCGACCTGGATGACTTTGTTTCCGCCGACCCTTTCAAACTTCTTCTCCTGCAGGATTCTCAATATCTTGGCCTGGGCCTTCAGGCTCATGTCGGCCACTTCATCGAGAAAGATGGTTCCTTCATGGGCCAGATCGAATTTCCCTCTTTTTTTCTCCGTGGCCCCGGTAAAAGCACCCTTTTCATGACCAAAAAGCTCACTCTCAATAAGTTCCTCGGGAATTGCGGCACAATTCACTTCAACCAGGGGTTTGTCAGCCCGTTTGCTCTGGCGGTGAATCGCCCGGGCGACCAGCTCCTTGCCCGTTCCGTTTTCCCCCATGATGAGTATCCAGGCATTCGTGGGAGCCACGATGGAGATCATTTCCTTCAGCTCCATAATCGGGAGGCTGCCACCGGTCAGCTCATACTCCCGGCTGACCTTCTGTTTCAGTAAAATATTCTCCTCTTCCAGCCGGGACATATCCAGGGCATGTTTGAGCGTGAGGATGACCTTCTCCAGGGAAAGAGGTTTCTCGATAAAGTCGAACGCCCCCAGTTTGGTCGCTTTCACCGCGGTTTCAATGGTTCCATGGCCGGACATCATGACCACCGGCAGTTTAGGATGCTGACTTTTGGCTGTTTTCAGGACTTCCATCCCATCGATTCCGGGAAGCCAGATATCCAGAAGAACAAGCCCGGGAGGTTCCTCATCGAGGATTTTTATGGCCTCTTCCCCGCTGTTCGCCGTTGAAACCTCATAACCTTCATCAACAAGAATATCCCCCAGGGATCGGCAGATACTCTCTTCATCATCGACAATAAGAATATTTTTTAGCATACGGACTTTTATCTATCTTTTTGAATAATTTTTAAAATAATTTCGAATGGTTCATTTCATAATTGCGACAACGGTCACAATACCTTTTTCCGGACTACATCACGGTTTCCGCCGCCACGGGAAGATCAAAGGTGACAACCGTGCCGCGGGGTTCGTTGTTGGAGATGGTTATATGCCCGTGATGATCGGAGATAATGGAGCTGACAATGGCAAGTCCCAACCCCGTTCCGGTTTTCTTCGTGGAAAAGTAAGGTTCAAAAACCTTCATTTTATACCCGGAAGGAACCCCGCAACCATTATCGGCAACCTCTGTGACCGCCAGATTTCTCCCCCTGTCATAGATCGTGCGG is a window encoding:
- a CDS encoding sigma-54-dependent transcriptional regulator → MLKNILIVDDEESICRSLGDILVDEGYEVSTANSGEEAIKILDEEPPGLVLLDIWLPGIDGMEVLKTAKSQHPKLPVVMMSGHGTIETAVKATKLGAFDFIEKPLSLEKVILTLKHALDMSRLEEENILLKQKVSREYELTGGSLPIMELKEMISIVAPTNAWILIMGENGTGKELVARAIHRQSKRADKPLVEVNCAAIPEELIESELFGHEKGAFTGATEKKRGKFDLAHEGTIFLDEVADMSLKAQAKILRILQEKKFERVGGNKVIQVDVRVLAATNKDLEKEMEEGRFRQDLFYRLNVIPLSVPPLRNRKEDIPLLVERFLNDYALKEGEPKKVLGEDAIALLMEHSWPGNVRELKNFIERLAILSTSNVISARDIPPLPKEGHKVEPFRDFGLDFAAGSFREAKMDFEKSYLAKKLREFEGNISKTAESIGLERSNLHKKIKAYGLESKGD